Genomic segment of Roseofilum reptotaenium CS-1145:
TCTCTATTGATGACTATGAATGTTTAGAAGGACTTGATGAAAAAAAGTTAGTTAAGGCTCTTAATAGTTTATCCAATAGTGTAAAAAAACGTCAAATTGACAAAGCAGGAATTATCATCGATCGAGACGATTTTACAGAAGTAGAACGCTTACGGTTTGTGGAAGGATGTGTTGATGAGGTTTTTAAAAAAATCGATCCACTCGATAAAGTTAGCGATTTAATTCCAGTCGAAACCGATAATCAAAATTTTAGATCCCTGGAAAAAGTTTTTGAAATTGTTTGCTGATTGAGTGGGATTAAAAGCTATCGATTTATACTTTTTCTAAACAGTTTTTTGCCTGTTCTGATTCATGGGAGATAAATTGAGCAGGTCGAACATATTGATTCAAGATTCGCTCTATTCGATCTAGTCCAATTTCTTCCATGAAATCAACCCTTCTCTCCTCAACCAGCAAATTCGTTTTTTCTATGTAGTTTCCAATTTTAGAGCCAACTCTATCAATGCCTATATTAGGAACACCTAAAATGTCAGCTAAAATAATCGAATGCAACCGATTTCCGAAATGAAAATCCATGGTACTGAGAATCTCGATAAACTCTTCTGGCTCTTCCCAGGAATGTAATTGATAGTTCTGCTGGGGCAGATATTTCTTTAACCGTTCATGGAATTGATTATCATTTCTTTCTGTTCCCACATGACCGGGGAGTAAATGAATCACTGAATTGTATTTTTCAATTACAGGTAAAAGTTGATTCGCATAAAACTCTCCTCTACCCTCTCCCCACCAAAATTTACCAGAAAATGAAATGTTTTGAAGTTTATTATTGGTTTTAGATTGAATATAATTGTGGTAAATATTTAAATCAATAAACGCTAAATCTCCACCTAGGGAAATCGCCTCTTTGTTTTCAAAGTAATTAGAGGCTATATCATACGATGACCGATCGCGCAGATACAAAAGAGATGATTTTTGGAAAATATCATAGCTTTCCTCTTGGACTTCCGCATCAACAGCTTCTAAACCAATTCCCAGAAAGCCAAACTTTTTCCCCATGAGTCTAGATAAGAACTGGATTCTCAACAAATTCGTTGGACGATCTCGAATATTAAGCGTCCCCCCTCCCCAAAAAATTCGATCGCTCTTGAGAATTAAGAGAAGTTTTTGTAACTTCGATAACTTTTCCTCACAATAAAAAGTAACTTTTTCACTGTTTTTAGGGTAATACTCTTCTTTGCAGAGAATGAAGATATTAACGACATCAGATCGACGGGAAAAATAGTTGCTGAGTTGCTTGACAAATAAATCATCTCCAATATTCCTCTGTCCATAATATCCCATCAGCAAAATATTCATGGATTTTCCTCGGTAAACTTTGTAGGATTATTATATCCCATCTTAAGAGAACTCTTTTGTTCGCCGACTGTCACTCTGAGAGCCAATGATTAAAAACTCATACTATTCCAGGTTTCTGCGGCATCTGATATTGCTCGATCGACTGTTTTTTCATCTAACATAGCGGCTTGTAGGTTGTCGTAAATGGCTCCTTTTAATTCAGTTAATCCTTTCATCGCGGGAATCAAAACTTCTGCCGAGTCTAATTGTTGGGAGCTGATTAAGCGGGCAATTTCTACGGGAGTGGACTGGGGAGTTGATTTGAGTTCGCTTTGATACTCTTGTACGGATTCTATGGTAGAGGGCAAGACATTGGCTGCTTGGATAAAGGCCAGTTGGTTTTCAGGGTTGGTGACGAAGAGGGCAAATTTGAGGGCGTTTTCGGGTTGATCGGTTTGACGAGGGATGACTACGTTCATGACGGCAACGTTGATTTTACCGGTATTTCCGGTGATTTGGGGAGAACTTTGGGTGACTTCGGCAATAGTGGGAGCGTTGGTGGAGATCGCATTCATAAATTCTGGGCCAGAGAATAATAGTGCCACTTCGCCAGCTTGGTATAATTCAATGGCTCGCCGATGTCCCTGGGTTAGCACTTCCCTGGGTAACCAGCCTTTTTGGTATAAATCAACCCAATATTGAAAGGCGGCTTTACCTTCTGGGGTATTAAACGCAGCTTTGCCTTCCTCATCCACTAACGTCACCCCCATTTGTACCATGGACTCTAGGACTTCCGAGGAATCTTCAGGGACAAAGGTGACAAAAAAGGCGAATTTCCCAGTTTTTTCTTTCACCTGTTGGGCGACTTGTGCCAATTCGGCATAAGTTTTCGGAGGCTCCGTAATGCCCGCTGCCTGTAAAATGGATTGATTATGTAGAGTGATGCGGGTAGTGAGATACCAAGGTAAACCGAACGTCATCTCGTTGAGGGTATTGGCTTTCCAAATACCCGGTAAATAGAGAGAGCGATCGCCCTCACTAATACGCTCCTCCAGGGGCAACCATGCTTGACGAGCCGCCAACGTAGAAGCAAAATTGGGATTCAGATTCACTACATCTGGAGCCGTTTGTGCTGCCACAGCCGTTAAAATTTTACTCTCCATGGCTGCCCAAGGTACATCCACCCAACGAATCGTTATTCCTGGATTTTCAGCCTCAAACTCGGCAATCAAATCATTGAAATAATCCGTAAACTTAGGTTGTAATTGCATCGTCCAAAACTCCACTTCCCCGGAAGCAGAATCCTTGGGTTGGGGTGTGCTACAACTAATCAGCCAAGTCAGACAAAAGGCGATCGCCATCCATACCCAAAACGACTTGCGACGAAGAGAAAACATCATACACCAACCTAAATAGGAGAAGCTCTAATTATCAAGCATCCAAGCTCAATAATCAATTGACCGATACATTAAGCCACAATTTAAGCTATAACAGGAATATTACAAACCTCTTCTTGAATCAAGAGGCGATCGCCCGACTCCAGATTAGGTTCAGGACTGTTGACTAAATGTTTAGATCATCAACTATGTACAGCTTAGTCTAAGTCTGTCATAGTTGGTCTAAAGTTTTTCAGAACGGAAGCTACTGCTGTGAATCTTCTTGACAACCTCAAAGGTTTATTATCTAAACGGCCAAAAGGGATTGGAGTTGAACTGACTCCAGAACAGATTAATATTGTTCAAGTCCTGAAAAAGGGTCAAGCATACAAACTTCAATCCTTCCACTCCATAGAAGTGCCAGAAGGTATCTATGAAGATGGACAGATTTTAGATGCTCCCGCGATGGCAGAACTGATTCAAAGCTGTCTAGAGGAAAATAAAATTACCGTAAAAAATGCCGCTTCTGCGGTATCTGGACGAGAAGCAGTAACCCGCCTGATCCCTGTCCCGGCTGAGTTAGATGATAATGAACTGCGGGAAATGGTACTAAACCAGGAAGCCGGATTATACCTGCCTTTCCCGCGAGAAGAAGCAGATGTAGATTACCAGAAACTCGATCTGATGGTCGATGATGATGGTATTGAAAAAGTCCGGGTTTTATTAGTAGCGACGCGCAAAGAGGTCACCGATAATTATATTAATACCTTTGAACAGGCTGGGTTACGTCTGGATGTCTTAGAAATTAGTAGCTTTTCTCTGATTCGTACCATTCGCGAAGAATTGCGACACTTTGCCCTAGGGGAAGCTGTGGCGATCGCTAATATAGAATTTGAAGGCACAGAAATTGCGATCGTTGTTGATGGAGTACCCCAATTTTCCCGTACCGTTCCCATCGGCACCAGCCAGATCCAAAATGCCCTCTGTCAAGCGATGAACCTGCCCCCATCCCGGAACCCCGAAATTCTCCAAGGAATGACCATTCCCCTAACTCCCGTAGATAGTGTACAAACCGGTATGACTGGCTCCAACCCTGGCGCGGCTGCTATGGTAAGAGTATTGGGAGAATTGGCCGATGAACTGCGCCGATCCATTGACTTTTATGTAAACCAAGGGGAAAACCAAGAAGTCGCCCAACTCCTGCTCGCCGGGAGTGGGGCGGGGATTGGTCAATTAGATGAATTTTTAACTCAAAGGCTCAGTGTTCCCACATCCCAAGTCGATCCCATTGAAGCCCTGTCGTTGGAAATAGACCAGGAAATCCCCCCTGCCCAACGGCCTGGATTGGGTATCGCCTTGGGCCTAGGCTTACGATATGTGATATAGAGGAAAACACCCATGTATGGACTCGATATTAATTTTCTTAAGGATAGACCTGGATATTTAGAGACTCCCGCAACCAACCCAAAAGGAGGGGGAGGCAGTAGCGCTAGTCCCACGAATGCAATTCCCATTATCGCCGGTTTGGTTGTAGGAGCAGCCGCTGTGGGTGGAACCTTGGGGGTGAAACTATTCGTTATTGACCCGCAAAATGCCGATCTGCAAGCTCAATTAGATGGGATTAACGCTAATATTGAACAACAAGAAGCGAAAACCCAGGAAATTGGGTCAATACAAACCCAAACTGAGGCGATCCGCGCCCAAACCCTGGCCCTGGCAACAGTGTTTAACCAGATTAAACCCTGGT
This window contains:
- a CDS encoding DUF3226 domain-containing protein is translated as MGNLLIVESKNDKIFIEKLIDIMNLNRIQVDNPISIDDYECLEGLDEKKLVKALNSLSNSVKKRQIDKAGIIIDRDDFTEVERLRFVEGCVDEVFKKIDPLDKVSDLIPVETDNQNFRSLEKVFEIVC
- a CDS encoding polysaccharide pyruvyl transferase family protein, whose translation is MNILLMGYYGQRNIGDDLFVKQLSNYFSRRSDVVNIFILCKEEYYPKNSEKVTFYCEEKLSKLQKLLLILKSDRIFWGGGTLNIRDRPTNLLRIQFLSRLMGKKFGFLGIGLEAVDAEVQEESYDIFQKSSLLYLRDRSSYDIASNYFENKEAISLGGDLAFIDLNIYHNYIQSKTNNKLQNISFSGKFWWGEGRGEFYANQLLPVIEKYNSVIHLLPGHVGTERNDNQFHERLKKYLPQQNYQLHSWEEPEEFIEILSTMDFHFGNRLHSIILADILGVPNIGIDRVGSKIGNYIEKTNLLVEERRVDFMEEIGLDRIERILNQYVRPAQFISHESEQAKNCLEKV
- a CDS encoding ABC transporter substrate-binding protein, giving the protein MFSLRRKSFWVWMAIAFCLTWLISCSTPQPKDSASGEVEFWTMQLQPKFTDYFNDLIAEFEAENPGITIRWVDVPWAAMESKILTAVAAQTAPDVVNLNPNFASTLAARQAWLPLEERISEGDRSLYLPGIWKANTLNEMTFGLPWYLTTRITLHNQSILQAAGITEPPKTYAELAQVAQQVKEKTGKFAFFVTFVPEDSSEVLESMVQMGVTLVDEEGKAAFNTPEGKAAFQYWVDLYQKGWLPREVLTQGHRRAIELYQAGEVALLFSGPEFMNAISTNAPTIAEVTQSSPQITGNTGKINVAVMNVVIPRQTDQPENALKFALFVTNPENQLAFIQAANVLPSTIESVQEYQSELKSTPQSTPVEIARLISSQQLDSAEVLIPAMKGLTELKGAIYDNLQAAMLDEKTVDRAISDAAETWNSMSF
- the pilM gene encoding type IV pilus assembly protein PilM, translating into MNLLDNLKGLLSKRPKGIGVELTPEQINIVQVLKKGQAYKLQSFHSIEVPEGIYEDGQILDAPAMAELIQSCLEENKITVKNAASAVSGREAVTRLIPVPAELDDNELREMVLNQEAGLYLPFPREEADVDYQKLDLMVDDDGIEKVRVLLVATRKEVTDNYINTFEQAGLRLDVLEISSFSLIRTIREELRHFALGEAVAIANIEFEGTEIAIVVDGVPQFSRTVPIGTSQIQNALCQAMNLPPSRNPEILQGMTIPLTPVDSVQTGMTGSNPGAAAMVRVLGELADELRRSIDFYVNQGENQEVAQLLLAGSGAGIGQLDEFLTQRLSVPTSQVDPIEALSLEIDQEIPPAQRPGLGIALGLGLRYVI